A stretch of Syntrophaceae bacterium DNA encodes these proteins:
- a CDS encoding branched-chain amino acid ABC transporter permease has product MEEFFQQFANGLAVGGIYALIALGYTMVYGVLKLINFAHGDLFTIGAYLGLTVLAALGLTEFYGAVIGVLLVAIMIMGMLAAIGAVLDRAAYRPLRESPRLSAVVSALGASIFLQNLVMLVYGARFQVYPLDILPSTAVSLFQVDIPVVKIIVLAASILLMAVLYLFVQRTRIGTAIRAAAIDQGAARLMGIDVNRVILIVFLIGPALGGVAGLMVGLLYGQINFTMGWTYGLKAFTAAILGGIGNIPGAMVGGLLLGVIEALGAAYISIAWKDAIAFCVLIAILIVRPTGLLGERVAEKI; this is encoded by the coding sequence GTGGAGGAGTTTTTTCAGCAGTTTGCCAACGGGCTTGCCGTGGGAGGGATCTATGCCCTGATCGCTCTGGGGTACACCATGGTGTACGGAGTGCTCAAGCTTATCAATTTCGCTCACGGGGACCTGTTTACCATCGGCGCCTACCTGGGGCTGACCGTTCTGGCCGCCCTGGGACTCACCGAATTCTACGGCGCCGTGATCGGCGTCCTCCTGGTAGCGATCATGATCATGGGGATGCTGGCGGCCATCGGGGCGGTCCTGGACCGGGCGGCCTATCGACCCCTGCGGGAATCGCCCCGCCTCTCGGCGGTGGTCTCCGCCCTCGGGGCATCCATCTTCCTCCAGAACCTGGTGATGCTTGTCTACGGAGCCCGTTTCCAAGTCTATCCTCTGGACATCCTGCCGTCCACCGCCGTTTCCCTGTTCCAGGTGGACATCCCGGTGGTGAAGATCATCGTCCTGGCCGCGTCCATCCTGCTGATGGCGGTCCTGTATCTCTTCGTCCAGCGGACCCGGATCGGGACGGCCATTCGGGCGGCCGCCATCGACCAGGGGGCGGCGAGGCTCATGGGGATCGACGTGAACCGGGTCATCCTGATCGTGTTCCTCATCGGCCCCGCCCTGGGCGGCGTGGCGGGTCTGATGGTGGGGCTCCTCTACGGGCAGATCAACTTCACCATGGGCTGGACATACGGCCTCAAGGCCTTTACCGCGGCGATCCTGGGCGGGATCGGCAACATCCCCGGGGCCATGGTGGGAGGTCTTCTCCTGGGGGTCATCGAGGCCCTCGGCGCCGCCTATATCTCGATCGCCTGGAAGGACGCCATCGCCTTCTGCGTCCTCATCGCAATCCTCATCGTCCGCCCCACGGGACTCCTGGGAGAACGGGTAGCGGAGAAGATCTGA
- a CDS encoding branched-chain amino acid ABC transporter substrate-binding protein, which produces MKRIALFAVGLLLVASTAMAAGPVKIGLMAPLTGPWASEGQEMKQVLDLLSADLNAKGGLLGQKVEVIAEDDGGDPKTAALAAQRLTTKGVAAVIGTYGSSVTEASQNIYNESKIIQIANGSTAVRLSEKGLKYFFRTCPRDDEQGRVAAQTIQKMKAKNVAILHDNTTYAKGLAAEAKALLKGVNIVFFDALTPGERDYTAILTKLKAAKPDVVFFTGYYPEAGLLLRQKMQMKWNVPFIGGDAQNNPDLIKIAGKEAASGFYFLSTPLPKDLPTKESKAFVDTYKKKYRNAPSSIYALLAGDGFRVITAAIKEKKSVDPDVLAAFLKKGFKDDRGLTGRIAFNAKGDRVGELYRVYKVDAKGNFILQK; this is translated from the coding sequence ATGAAACGCATTGCACTGTTTGCGGTCGGGTTGCTGTTAGTGGCTTCCACCGCCATGGCTGCCGGTCCCGTGAAGATCGGCCTCATGGCGCCTCTCACCGGTCCCTGGGCCAGTGAAGGGCAGGAAATGAAGCAGGTCCTGGATCTCCTGAGTGCGGACCTGAACGCCAAGGGCGGGCTCCTCGGACAGAAGGTCGAAGTGATCGCCGAGGATGACGGCGGAGACCCGAAGACGGCTGCCCTGGCGGCACAGCGCCTGACCACGAAGGGTGTGGCGGCGGTGATCGGGACATACGGTTCCTCCGTTACGGAGGCATCCCAGAACATTTACAATGAATCGAAGATCATCCAGATCGCCAACGGTTCTACGGCAGTCCGTCTTAGCGAAAAGGGTCTGAAGTACTTCTTCCGCACCTGCCCGCGTGACGACGAGCAGGGAAGGGTGGCCGCCCAGACCATCCAGAAGATGAAGGCCAAAAACGTAGCGATTCTCCATGACAACACCACCTATGCCAAGGGCCTGGCGGCGGAGGCGAAGGCGCTCCTGAAGGGCGTCAACATCGTCTTCTTCGACGCCCTGACACCGGGCGAGCGCGACTATACGGCGATTCTGACGAAACTCAAGGCGGCCAAGCCGGACGTCGTCTTCTTCACCGGTTACTATCCCGAGGCGGGGCTCCTGCTCCGGCAGAAAATGCAGATGAAGTGGAACGTTCCCTTCATCGGCGGGGATGCCCAGAACAACCCCGACCTGATCAAGATCGCCGGCAAGGAGGCCGCCAGCGGCTTCTACTTCCTCAGCACGCCGCTTCCCAAGGATCTGCCGACGAAGGAATCGAAGGCGTTCGTGGACACATACAAGAAGAAATACCGGAATGCTCCCAGTTCCATCTATGCGCTCCTGGCCGGGGACGGATTCCGCGTCATTACGGCGGCCATCAAGGAAAAGAAGTCGGTTGATCCGGATGTGCTGGCGGCATTCCTGAAGAAGGGCTTCAAGGACGACCGCGGCCTGACCGGGCGGATCGCATTCAACGCCAAGGGTGACCGGGTGGGCGAGCTTTACAGGGTCTACAAGGTCGACGCCAAGGGGAACTTCATCCTCCAGAAATAG
- a CDS encoding MFS transporter: MNWRERIVDALGLKKSMVALLSMVVLVGLGEKMAERFLPLYLLALGGGILSVGILNAMDNFLSALYSFPGGYLSDRLGTKRALLVFNLIAMFGYAIVILFPYWQAVIVGSVFFLSWTAISLPATMSLVSRVLPENRRTMGVSLHSLVRRIPMALGPLLGGLLIGFYGEKTGIRLAFGAALVLGLFSLVLQQAMIEEDPGRGRGEKRPSRLWRFMSPSLKNLLVSDILIRFAEQIPYAFVVVWCVKNNGISPFQFGILTAVEMAVAVLVYIPVAYLADRSAKKPFVVITFFNFTVFPLFLLFSTSFPMMVAAFVIRGLKEFGEPTRKALIMDLAPEDRKGGMFGLYYLVRDVVVSGAALAGAFLWKVSPEVNLLTATACGLLGTVYFSIFGRDLGAAAPVSPSH; the protein is encoded by the coding sequence ATGAACTGGCGCGAACGGATCGTCGACGCCCTGGGCCTTAAGAAGAGCATGGTCGCCCTGCTGTCCATGGTCGTCCTCGTCGGCCTGGGAGAAAAGATGGCCGAGCGGTTCCTGCCGCTCTACCTCCTGGCCCTGGGAGGGGGCATCCTGTCCGTCGGGATCCTGAACGCGATGGACAATTTTTTGTCGGCCCTCTACTCCTTCCCGGGGGGCTACCTGAGCGACCGCCTGGGGACCAAGCGGGCCCTCCTGGTCTTCAACCTGATCGCGATGTTCGGGTACGCCATCGTGATCCTTTTCCCCTACTGGCAGGCGGTGATCGTCGGATCCGTCTTCTTCCTGTCCTGGACGGCCATTTCGCTTCCCGCCACCATGAGCCTCGTCTCCCGGGTCCTGCCGGAGAACCGGCGCACCATGGGGGTTTCCCTGCATTCCCTGGTCCGGCGGATTCCCATGGCCCTGGGCCCCCTCCTGGGAGGACTCCTGATCGGTTTTTACGGAGAGAAGACGGGGATCCGACTGGCCTTTGGGGCTGCGCTGGTCCTGGGGCTCTTTTCCCTGGTCCTGCAGCAGGCGATGATCGAGGAGGATCCGGGGAGGGGGCGGGGGGAGAAGCGTCCCTCCAGGCTCTGGCGGTTCATGAGCCCGTCCCTGAAAAACCTCCTCGTCTCCGACATCCTGATCCGCTTCGCCGAACAGATTCCCTATGCCTTCGTCGTCGTCTGGTGCGTGAAGAACAACGGCATCAGCCCTTTCCAGTTCGGGATTCTCACCGCCGTGGAGATGGCCGTGGCGGTCCTGGTGTACATCCCGGTGGCGTACCTGGCGGACCGGAGCGCAAAGAAGCCCTTCGTGGTGATCACCTTCTTCAACTTCACGGTCTTTCCCCTGTTTCTTCTGTTCTCCACGTCGTTTCCCATGATGGTGGCGGCCTTCGTGATCCGGGGGCTGAAGGAGTTCGGGGAGCCCACGCGAAAGGCGCTGATCATGGATCTGGCCCCGGAGGACCGGAAGGGGGGGATGTTCGGCCTGTACTACCTGGTCCGGGACGTGGTCGTCTCCGGGGCCGCCCTCGCCGGGGCCTTTCTCTGGAAAGTGTCGCCGGAGGTCAACCTGCTGACCGCGACGGCCTGCGGTCTCCTGGGGACGGTCTATTTCTCGATCTTCGGCCGTGATCTTGGCGCGGCCGCTCCGGTGTCGCCGTCTCATTGA
- the era gene encoding GTPase Era — translation MEECPPFKSGFIGIIGRPNVGKSTLLNTVLGERLAITTPKPQTTRNRIMGIHTDARGQFIFLDTPGIHRGDNPLNRSMVSAARETFRSADILLLLVEAPRIDRNDREIIVSLAELSLPVILGINKIDTIRKPLLLPLMDEARGLYPFRGIVPLSARSGDGIPVLLEEIRALLPEGPPLFPEDTLTDRPERFIAAEIVREKIILSTRQEIPYASAVTVDTFKEEAGRRLIRIQATIHVEKESQKAILIGRRGAMLKEIGTRARQEMERFFDSRIFLELFVRVQKDWTRDPRALREFGYSEEEG, via the coding sequence ATGGAAGAATGTCCTCCCTTCAAGTCCGGTTTCATCGGCATCATCGGCCGGCCCAACGTGGGCAAGTCCACCCTCCTGAACACTGTCCTGGGGGAGCGCCTGGCCATCACCACGCCCAAGCCCCAGACGACACGCAACCGGATCATGGGGATCCACACGGACGCGCGGGGCCAGTTCATCTTCCTGGATACGCCGGGAATCCACCGGGGCGACAACCCACTCAACCGGTCCATGGTGTCCGCCGCCCGAGAGACCTTCCGCTCCGCCGATATCCTCCTGCTCCTGGTGGAGGCGCCCCGCATCGACAGGAACGACCGGGAGATCATCGTGTCCCTGGCAGAGCTGTCCCTGCCGGTGATCCTTGGAATCAACAAGATCGATACGATCCGGAAACCTCTCCTCCTGCCGCTCATGGACGAGGCCCGGGGGCTGTATCCGTTTCGGGGGATCGTTCCCCTGTCGGCCCGGAGCGGCGACGGAATCCCGGTTCTCCTGGAGGAGATCCGGGCCCTTCTGCCGGAAGGCCCGCCGCTCTTCCCGGAGGACACCCTGACGGACCGTCCGGAGCGCTTCATCGCCGCCGAGATCGTCCGGGAGAAGATCATCCTCTCCACCCGGCAGGAGATTCCCTATGCGTCCGCCGTCACGGTGGACACCTTCAAGGAAGAGGCAGGGCGGCGGCTGATCCGGATCCAGGCCACGATCCATGTGGAAAAGGAATCGCAGAAGGCAATCCTCATCGGCCGCCGGGGAGCCATGCTCAAGGAGATCGGCACCCGGGCCCGGCAGGAGATGGAACGCTTCTTTGACTCCCGGATTTTCCTGGAACTGTTCGTCCGGGTTCAGAAGGACTGGACGCGGGATCCCCGGGCTCTCCGGGAGTTCGGGTACTCCGAGGAGGAGGGATAG
- a CDS encoding radical SAM protein, whose protein sequence is MIIPFFLPNRGCPQRCLFCNQSVASGETPGGLREEGFHRRVRAALDGLDAGREKRPGRIQIAFYGGNFTGLSPDRRGELLRWAGEYLRHGDVDSIRISTRPDHLGGDILGELSAHGVATVEVGLQSLDDGVLDRSRRGHSADDGERAVGMLKERGFETSVHLMPGLPGDSPAVFDGTVRRTASLGPDMVRIHPTVVLRGTALEEEYRAGRYRPLTLAEAVDQCAGAVRRFSAAGIPVIRLGLQPTPGMTCGHDVVAGPFHPSFGSLVHESLFLRGAAILLEKASGILGEARFRAAPGDLSFFRGQRNANTLALRERFRLASVTVEEDACQTRGILVLDSGSSPSAIDCMGRS, encoded by the coding sequence GTGATCATCCCGTTCTTCCTTCCCAATCGGGGCTGTCCCCAGCGCTGCCTTTTCTGCAACCAGTCGGTGGCCTCCGGCGAGACCCCGGGAGGCCTCCGGGAGGAGGGCTTTCACCGCCGGGTGAGGGCCGCCCTCGACGGGCTGGATGCAGGGAGAGAGAAACGGCCCGGGCGAATCCAGATCGCCTTTTACGGCGGGAACTTCACGGGGCTGTCCCCGGATCGCCGGGGGGAACTGCTCCGCTGGGCAGGTGAATATCTCCGACACGGGGATGTCGACTCCATCCGGATTTCCACCCGGCCCGACCACCTCGGCGGAGACATCCTCGGTGAGCTCTCGGCCCACGGGGTCGCCACCGTGGAGGTGGGCCTCCAGTCCCTGGACGACGGCGTCCTGGACCGGTCCCGGAGGGGGCACTCGGCCGACGACGGCGAGCGGGCCGTGGGCATGCTGAAGGAAAGGGGATTCGAGACCTCGGTCCACCTGATGCCGGGGCTGCCCGGCGACAGCCCCGCCGTCTTTGACGGGACGGTCCGCCGGACCGCGTCCCTGGGACCGGACATGGTGAGGATCCATCCCACGGTCGTCCTCCGGGGAACGGCCCTGGAGGAGGAATACCGGGCCGGGCGCTATCGCCCGCTGACGCTTGCCGAGGCGGTGGACCAATGCGCCGGCGCCGTCCGCCGGTTCTCCGCCGCCGGGATTCCCGTCATCCGCCTGGGGCTTCAGCCGACGCCGGGCATGACGTGCGGACACGACGTCGTCGCCGGCCCTTTTCATCCCTCTTTCGGATCCCTCGTCCATGAATCCCTGTTTCTTCGCGGGGCCGCCATTTTGCTGGAAAAGGCCTCCGGTATCCTCGGAGAGGCTCGCTTCCGGGCCGCCCCGGGAGACCTGTCCTTCTTCCGGGGGCAGCGAAATGCAAACACCCTTGCCCTCCGGGAGCGCTTCCGTCTCGCTTCGGTGACTGTCGAGGAAGACGCCTGCCAGACCCGGGGGATCCTGGTCCTGGATTCGGGCTCGTCCCCGTCGGCTATCGATTGCATGGGCCGGTCCTGA
- the rnc gene encoding ribonuclease III, translating to MLEKSLGHSFGNIEVLNVALTHRSYANENASLGCADNERLEFLGDAVLQLCTSHLLMRLFPGDAEGHLSKRRTSIVNERPLAELARQLKLGSFFLLGKGEENSGGRVKPSILSDTFEAVIAAIYLDGGYPAANRFIERFFMPLIREEGQSLIYHDYKSDLQELAQGRFRFVPRYELVGEYGPDHDKTFEMEVTVADVVSIRARGKNKKEAEQEAARRALDLLALQEGGSVP from the coding sequence GTGCTTGAAAAGAGTCTGGGACACTCCTTCGGAAACATTGAAGTTCTGAACGTGGCGCTGACGCACCGGTCCTATGCGAATGAAAACGCCTCCCTCGGCTGCGCCGACAACGAGCGTCTCGAATTCCTGGGAGACGCGGTGCTGCAGCTATGCACGAGCCATCTCCTGATGAGGCTGTTTCCGGGGGATGCGGAAGGCCATCTCTCGAAGCGCAGGACCTCCATCGTCAATGAGCGGCCCCTGGCGGAACTGGCCCGGCAGTTGAAGCTGGGTTCCTTCTTTCTTCTGGGAAAGGGGGAGGAGAACTCCGGCGGGCGCGTAAAGCCCTCCATTCTTTCGGATACCTTCGAAGCGGTCATCGCGGCGATTTACCTGGATGGCGGGTACCCGGCAGCGAACCGTTTCATCGAACGGTTCTTCATGCCGCTGATCCGGGAAGAGGGCCAGAGCCTAATCTACCACGACTACAAGTCGGACCTCCAGGAACTGGCGCAGGGCCGTTTTCGCTTTGTTCCCCGCTACGAACTGGTGGGGGAATACGGTCCGGACCACGACAAGACCTTCGAAATGGAAGTGACGGTGGCCGATGTCGTCTCCATCCGGGCCCGGGGGAAGAACAAGAAGGAGGCCGAGCAGGAGGCTGCCCGGCGCGCCCTCGATCTCCTGGCCCTCCAGGAAGGAGGCAGCGTCCCGTGA
- the mtaB gene encoding tRNA (N(6)-L-threonylcarbamoyladenosine(37)-C(2))-methylthiotransferase MtaB, producing the protein MTEAKKRTVALATLGCKVNQCETAAVEEALREAGFTVVPFPGPADAFVINTCTVTARTDFQSRQLIRRASRANPEAAVAVTGCYAQCRPEEIRRIPGVRLIAGNGEKERLPELLKAILREGCPAGKEPSVEVGDILNCREAGRLWAGSFPGHTRAFLKIQDGCDAACSYCIVPRARGPVRSVPYPEVLRRLRQLAEAGYREVVLTGIHLGAYGRDLHGCGDLTDLLTRTEDEGIVDRLRLSSIEPGEVTDRMLALLRRGRRLCRHLHVPLQSGDDGILRAMNRTYDREFYRTLVEKIAEEVPDCAVGADVMAGFPGENVGAFANTVRLIEDLPLAYLHVFPYSRRSGTPAADDPQQVGDGEKKARAAVLRDLGNRKRRDFAARFVGKEVAVLLEDRKDRETGLRKGFSGEYVPVLVTNGEKKDVNRLVPVVPVEAREGRLVGAIGAPDPAAAERPAGA; encoded by the coding sequence ATGACGGAAGCGAAGAAAAGGACGGTGGCGCTGGCCACCCTGGGCTGCAAGGTGAACCAGTGCGAGACGGCAGCCGTTGAGGAGGCCCTTCGGGAGGCGGGCTTTACGGTGGTTCCCTTCCCGGGGCCGGCGGACGCCTTCGTGATCAACACCTGCACCGTCACGGCCCGGACGGATTTCCAGTCCCGCCAGCTGATCCGGCGGGCCTCCCGGGCCAATCCGGAGGCAGCCGTCGCGGTTACCGGCTGCTATGCCCAGTGCCGTCCGGAAGAAATCCGCCGGATCCCCGGCGTCCGGCTGATCGCCGGGAACGGTGAGAAGGAGCGTCTTCCGGAACTCCTGAAGGCGATTCTCCGGGAAGGATGCCCCGCGGGGAAGGAACCCTCCGTCGAGGTGGGCGATATCCTGAACTGCCGGGAGGCGGGCCGTCTCTGGGCGGGATCGTTTCCCGGCCATACCCGGGCGTTCCTGAAGATTCAGGACGGCTGCGATGCGGCGTGCAGCTACTGCATCGTTCCCCGGGCCCGGGGCCCCGTCCGCAGCGTTCCCTACCCGGAAGTATTGCGTCGCCTCCGCCAACTGGCAGAAGCGGGATACCGGGAAGTAGTCCTGACGGGAATCCATCTGGGGGCTTACGGTCGGGACCTGCATGGGTGCGGTGATCTGACGGATCTGCTGACACGGACCGAGGACGAAGGCATCGTGGACCGCCTCCGTCTCAGCTCCATCGAGCCCGGGGAAGTCACCGACCGGATGCTGGCGCTGCTTCGCCGGGGAAGGCGCCTGTGCCGCCACCTGCATGTCCCGCTTCAGAGCGGCGACGACGGGATCCTGCGGGCGATGAACCGGACGTACGATCGTGAGTTCTATCGGACGCTGGTGGAAAAGATCGCAGAGGAGGTTCCCGACTGCGCCGTCGGTGCCGACGTAATGGCGGGCTTCCCCGGGGAGAATGTCGGAGCGTTTGCGAATACGGTCCGCCTGATCGAAGACCTGCCCCTGGCCTACCTGCACGTATTTCCCTATTCCCGGAGGTCCGGGACACCGGCGGCGGACGATCCGCAACAGGTCGGCGATGGGGAGAAAAAGGCAAGGGCGGCGGTCCTGCGGGACTTGGGGAATCGCAAAAGAAGGGACTTCGCAGCCCGTTTCGTCGGGAAGGAAGTGGCGGTCCTCCTGGAGGACAGAAAAGACCGGGAGACGGGACTCCGGAAGGGGTTTTCCGGAGAATACGTGCCCGTCCTGGTAACCAACGGAGAAAAAAAGGATGTTAACCGGCTGGTTCCGGTGGTTCCGGTGGAAGCGCGGGAAGGAAGACTGGTGGGGGCAATCGGCGCCCCTGACCCGGCAGCGGCGGAACGCCCTGCGGGTGCTTGA
- a CDS encoding 4Fe-4S binding protein, translating to MYSRKVVIRYTADNVEQPIICHLVKQYDLEFNILKARIFPRRDGMIVLELGGEKENFDAGIQFLREKGLKVEPLSKSVNQNRDRCVHCGACTSFCPTGALAFEAASAKVAFDAEKCNGCELCVSACPVRAMEVDLL from the coding sequence ATGTATTCCAGAAAAGTTGTCATCCGCTATACGGCGGACAATGTCGAACAGCCCATCATCTGTCACCTCGTCAAGCAGTACGACCTGGAGTTCAATATCCTCAAGGCCCGAATCTTTCCCCGCCGGGACGGCATGATCGTCCTGGAGTTGGGCGGTGAGAAGGAGAATTTCGACGCGGGGATCCAGTTCCTGCGGGAGAAGGGCCTGAAGGTGGAGCCCCTTTCCAAGAGCGTCAACCAGAACAGGGACCGGTGCGTCCACTGCGGGGCCTGCACGTCCTTTTGCCCTACCGGCGCCCTGGCGTTTGAAGCGGCATCGGCAAAGGTGGCCTTCGATGCGGAGAAATGCAACGGCTGCGAGCTTTGCGTGTCCGCCTGTCCTGTCCGGGCCATGGAGGTGGACCTGCTGTAA
- a CDS encoding MliC family protein, giving the protein MNHKGIWIIVGALVLAFFCGDALAAPGRLTVTHGKAVTYICESGDRVQAVYYQLSDGSLAFVKVRLPDGKEYTLPQALSASGSRYTDDRELIWWIKGDSAFAEARDAGGEWTPKYQDCRVTDEGKGSRKAARRP; this is encoded by the coding sequence ATGAACCATAAAGGAATCTGGATCATCGTCGGAGCCCTGGTGCTGGCCTTTTTCTGCGGCGATGCCCTTGCGGCGCCGGGCAGGCTCACGGTTACGCACGGAAAAGCCGTGACATACATTTGTGAAAGCGGGGATCGTGTGCAGGCCGTATACTACCAGCTGTCCGACGGCAGCCTCGCCTTCGTGAAGGTCCGCCTGCCCGACGGGAAGGAGTACACGCTGCCCCAGGCGCTTTCCGCCTCCGGTTCCCGGTACACCGATGACCGGGAGCTGATCTGGTGGATCAAGGGGGATTCGGCCTTTGCGGAGGCGCGGGACGCCGGGGGTGAGTGGACGCCGAAATACCAGGACTGCCGAGTGACGGACGAAGGGAAGGGATCCCGGAAAGCCGCCCGGCGCCCCTAG